From the Diadema setosum chromosome 6, eeDiaSeto1, whole genome shotgun sequence genome, the window tgtttgtacgttgCTATTTCTAGTATACCAAGCAGGAGGAGGGTTGTAGCCGTTGATACACCCAAACCGCGACTTTGAGTGCAACTGTGTCCACTGTCCAATTGAGAAGATTTTGAGAGTTGAAAACATCATCACCTAAAACCGAAGGGTCACAACTACGTGGATACGATCAATAAtactattattattcatttgaaCTCAATAATTTCCATCATTTTCTCAGTTTATGGCCAGACTTTTCAATTGTATTCATTTCCATCAACAAAGAGTAGCATATGATGCAAagtatgtattttgttaattcaTGTTATtgagcaatttgaaaaaaaaaatacaaatcatgaaatatgatacaaaataattgttttatttcattgcaaaacaTGGGGAGAATAATGCACATTTTGCAATAGAAGTCTAGAATATAATATAGAGCGATGAAAAAGAATGATCTACTAAAAGCAAAGCTTGCAAAACGTAGATCATTCGAAAtagcaacaataacaaataacGTTTACATATCAAAACTAATATCATCCGTTAAAGCACTTTAAATTTACAACATAATGATACTAATGATATAGATATACCGCAGTAAGACATATCTGAGACTTCTACAATTGTGAGCATGTGACTTTCCTCCTGAACATGGTGCGACGCTGCCCATTAAAATCTTCAAGCACATTTCCAATTGACGTTAAGCTTCGGGACAGCTCATTGTGGAACTGACACGAAACCAAAAACTACTGAAGTCATCAACGAAAAGCGATAAATTTCTTGGCGGTCAAGAGAGCGTGAGAAtgcggaataaaaaaaaaagaatggcgGACCGCTCGTGACCTTTGTTTcgattttgattgttttgtatttgtttgtttgatttttaggGGAAGTTTCTTCAACTAAAATACACGTATACCTTGAGCGAATACATAAAGATTCTAAGAGCCGATCAAGTGATCCCTTGATGAAATtcggacaattttttttttcccaagagattttaaatgtttttgtgaACTGCCTTTATAATAATCCTCTTTATATACTATTCTACCACTGTAACATCGCGAATTGTAGAAACCTTCAGTTTGTCGGaaagaacacacaaacaaatatttcttgctttttgtTTAATCAATTTGTGTTTCTTGTTACTGGAGCAGAAATGTAGAAGTGCAAGTGAAAGGGAACAGTATTTGTCATGTTTGGGGATATTGATATAtccggcttttttttttcttaaccaaTACTCCCTTGGATATTGTGCCATTTGCAATACCAATACTGAAGAGAATAATTACGCTTTTCATTTCCTGTCTTGATATGAGTCACGTTTTAATGGACACTTGTCTGGTTTCTTCCACTGTTTTCATATCTCTTTCAGGTAAGGATAACTTTCAAGATCGTTTATGTCATTTATAGTGTGTTCGTTgacacttgatttttttttgagtgtgtacaCAGTATCACACTAGATGTCAAGCTAATAACTATACGCAGCAAGATCCCGCAATAATCATTTGTTTATATTGACATTGACGTTTTAatgggatggtacagtatcggtggagatgagaattgggcttttaactttttacgagataccaagaaaacacttatgatatagttcagagcataccatttcaagaggaattaaaagtttatttgatgaaaatcgggtttggaatgactgaaatatccaaaaacaaagtaaaacaaagcgatctaaataaagtgtgggtcccacaatttattagaatcgctctttttggatatctcagccatttcaaaaccaattttcatcaaataaacgttgaattcctcgtagaatattgcatgctctttcatatttcataagaagtttctcattacctcaccaAAAATAgtaagaaacctgaaattaggtctcaaccagaactatacgatccctttaacggtgaaaatgcatgattgcgacaaaaaaaaaaaaaaaaaaaaaaaaaaaaccttcaccGAGAGGGTATTTTAATGCGGAGTGAAAGGTTTCATATAACTATTATCAAAAAGACCCTGCTATGCATCCAGTCGTAAGTTAGTAAACATATCTACGATGCAGATGTTTTAATTTCTTCCTTAGTTCTAAAAACACTATGTTATAATGAAGCCAATTACCTAAAATCATTAATCAAATACAGGAACcaagggactttttttttctctcaatcaTGGGGAAAAAATTGGGCTCGCTGAGGGGTGTACATAGCGGGATTACCTGAGTCTTCATCAATTTGAGATTGAACCGTACATGATACCGCATGTCATCTCTCATGAAGAATGGATTTAATCTGTATCTAAATGtttaaatgtttaaaaaactctttctgaaaaaaaaaagagcgttAACAACGAAGttgggacctacgctcaacaagctcgctttttaggtaggttccttcatatttcttcatcattcattctcagattccaactttcatagatcgaccaatataatgttttatataCTTGCAATATTATATGTATCtctcctagctggatatcatgtatttcatttgatattgttATATTTCTACTTGAAATGTCTACTTTGATTTCAGTTCTCGATGATGCAAATTGAGAGCATTACTATTTTAAAAATGGCTTCTATTCCAAAATCACACTGCATTTGCATTCACATGGATATCATATTAAGTGCAACTTCGCACATCATGATCAAGTTGTCCTTAGATAAACAATAAAGCAACGTTAAGCGAACAGTGTTGATGGCAATTGCATACCAGTCGAACATTAAGTGAGAAAGTTAtccaatttcaaaattttgtatgttttaccGAAGAAGTGATATCATAGCAACAATAAGTGATGATGTCACGGCATCacgtaagtttttttttttcacttatctAAATGCGCAAATTTCCTATTACGAAAttgaatgaaagagaaaagaaaacttttATCCTTTTATTGTCATATTGCATGTGTGGAGTATGAGCATATGTTGTAATAACCTAGCAATAATGCTTTTAACAATTGGAAAGTGATAACAGTTGTTAAGTCATCGACCAAAAcagatctttcttttttatctttcccAAAAACCAATggaatattttgtgagtttataatcatgacatcattatttttagCTTAAAAGCGTTTGTGCTATACTCTGCGGTGAAAACACGTGACACTCTTAGATTCTGTGCCTTTCTAAAAATAAATCAGAAACTGGTGAGACTTCTACCGTTCTACCTGTCCGAGCTTATTTTATTTGTTAAATTCAACTTGAATGTGTGGATTGGAATTTCAATTCAACTGAATAAAGATACCAGGTTGGAATcgttttgaatcatgaattgaattgaaatatgaattaaaTGATTTGTCAAGAAATACAAGTCATATGCTTTTCCAGAGGCCGCCATCAAACTCAAGCTTGACGGTTTCCTGCATTCTGTACGTATTATTTCGATTGAataatcaatgattttccaattttttttgtatgtttataaTTCACCTATATACAATACTTCATTATTGATACATTTTAATGATtgtatttatattcattttgtgttggaTATAATGCGATTAGTATTGGAAAATTGTTTGCTgcgttgtatatattttgtgaaaaatgcagacggaaatcaaatcaaagcaaatcaaatcaaatcaaattatcaCTCACCATTTGTTTCTGATTTTCTCCTGAGCAACAGAGTGAGATAGATGAGAAGGCCTACGAGTAGTATGAGCAAGACACCGAGGACCAGGGCAGTAATTGAGCTCGTCGACCACGGTGTGGTGGCTGTGTTGGCCGTGTTGGCTGTGTGACGAAGACCCATAAAAAACAAGATACAGTGACTCAATAGGTCTATGCAACAATGATATATTCAATTGTACAAATTGCAGAACGGCTTGCAACAAGACTAGCAACATTAAAGATATATGATGGCGTAAATAttctttggggaatgataaacGCCATATAAATTCCAgtaacgacaacaacaacactgccGCATAGTATGCAATGCGAAGGATACTAGAATTGATGACTCAGACAAAACATGGAAAGTATTGAAAAGTCTTCTTCCtgataagagagaaaaaaatggtatattgtcatcatcactgaCTTTTCGAACCTTGACATTGACCTTGATGCTTTGTTCAGCGATTCGGAACACGCGCAAATGCAGATTTTAACTTAGATGAAAATACAACAGAATTTGTAATTAAGGAAAGAACGGAGTCAAACATATTCCAAGAATAGTACGATACTTGACTGTTGACGGCATTCACAGATTACTTCCAGGTCAATGTAGAAAATATAGCTAGGATCCAGGCCTGCAGCGCTGCTTATTAACTGTTCTATAGAAACACTGGTCATGAAAGTTTCTACCTTGCAATTTTAAACCTGCTAAAAATGGTGTCGAGATAGCTGTTTTCATAGATATCTGTAACATGATTATCTACTCCAACGGTGGcaagacatttgctcctgcgacaattttTGCTCAGGTCTTATTTTCCCCAAGGACTTTGActtggggttagggttgtgataaggTTTTCGGTTAAGTTTggtgtgaggattaggattagggctagggttaCGTTTGATTTTTCTAATGTGGCAATAAAAAAATAGTTGATAAATAGAATACGAAGCGAAGGCAACCGACGGCATTCAAGTCCCCTCAGAAAGGACTATACAGACAATGAAAGCAAAATACCTTTACTAGTGGTACAACCGTTGCTCCCAGCAGTCTCGAACCAGGAACCTTGTAATTGGTAGCCCATGGTCTTAATCACTGAGCCACTAAGTCCTTTCATTCaagttgaattaaaaaaaggagTAACCATGCAGCCGCACGTCTCCTTGCTAGCTTGGTGCCCTGTTAAATATCTATGTTTTCAAGGTTCATTCCAATATCTATCTCTCTTGCGAGGTCTTAGaactatgaaaaaaaagtgtaattagAGCAAATCGAAACTCGATAATTTCTGTGGCAAGAAAATGATCAATTGATAGTCATAATCAATTCAATCTTGTTCGTATTTGCTTATTTCGTTATCTATTTATTTAGGTCACGTTGGTCATGATGTTTCCTGTCATTAATGTCGAAAttgtttccttttcttgtttttccccTCATGCAGCCGCACGTCTCCTTGCTAGCTTGGTGCCCTGTTAAATATCTATGTTTTCAAGGTTCATTCCAATATCTATCTCTCTTGCGAGGTCTTATAGAACTAtgaaaaaaagtgtaattaGAGCAAATCGAAACTCGATAATTTCTGTGGCAAGAAAATGATCAATTGATAGTCATAATCAATTCAATCTTGTTcgtatttgtttatttcgttATCTATTTATTTAGGTCACGTTGGTCATGATGTTTCCTGTcattaatgtcaaaattattgtttccttttcttgtttttccccTCGTACTTTAATAATCTATTGTTCTCACATATCTCTTCGTTTCTTCACCTCCGGTtgcatattgtatataattAAAACGTTAATGTCTTCGAAAATACTTGTTTTGCTTTTGCATGCGCTAGGTCATTTGCCCCTATCTGCCTATAGAGTAACTACAGTACGCCTCAAGTTATCTTGAGGACTCATTAAGAAGACAATTCGCTATAGCCTCTGCATATGGCAATACGTTGCTCGTTTTTATATACAAATTTATTTGAATTAATGAGTAGACAAATGCATGTATGATTTGATGgacaaatgaatagataaacaagtaaaattaaaaaaaaagaatagataaaaGAATGTGTAAATGAATTAACCTATAAGCTACTTAACAAGGGGCGAAGGAGGAGCGTCATAGATAATCGACATGAACAAAGAATTTTTATCACATGGTTCGTGAACTAAGTGACTGAGAAGGGTGCAATGACATAATAGATTAATTCGATTTGCAACATACTCagtataaaaataaagaaaacgtGAGATATTCAAGAATTCAGAAACTACCATGTTAATCCATTCAAAAATCTATGTGGATTTTAAATGAATGTCATATAGTTTGGATTGTCTTGGATTTTTCCCTttcaagggatggtatagttttagttggGGTGGAGAATTCCGATTCTAACTTTTTTGCAAGATTAGTAGAAACTAATTAGAAATAATTATGAGTGAAGACGCAATTCTTAGACGATTCaaaaatttatttcatgaaaatcgggttttaaATAGCtgaaatatcaaataaaaagtacacaaagtaaaacaaagtggtcctaataaaaggtgggtcccacctatTGTTAGAACctcattgtttttggatatctcagccatttcaaaaccaatttacatggaataaacgttgaattccctgcagaattacatgctcttttaaattcatataaagaggtttctcattatctcacaaaaaagttggaaacatgaagccccatctcaTCCAAAACTCTACCATCCCTTTGAGCATTGACTGAATGTCTACTTTAAAGACACTGTTTTAACATGGTATTGGCTCAATTTCAAAAAATCGTCGAACGTTGTTGATTTAAAGCTGTATGAAAATTTCAAATGCATTAGATAACAATCCAGCGCATGAGTTTTGAGAATTATGATGTCACTATAGAGAAATCAgtgtaagaagaaaaaaatcactgaatAGTCTACTGGTGCTTTAAAACAGACCTTTGAAGGAAATATCAAGTATGGTACTATATTCATACTAACATATTTCTTAAGCAGTGGGCTCGTCTTGTATAAACATACTTTTCCATAGACTTATATAGACTGTCATATCTTTACACAATCACAATAATTCTGAGACAAATTCTTTGCACCTTAAAGGGGAAACCctgtccaaatataagttattctgataaaaaaaaagagtaaaatcttacgaatgAGAGAGCTAACTATGTCATaatctcacaattttccattgatcgcatacaaaaaagaaactgaaaaaTTACGAAAAGTTTCTGTCATTGaggtctgaaacatgatgttatttctggttgaataacttcagaatagtgatcagtcagatatatcaggatttgagcctcgggcataattgcgtttgaatgaaaaactggaaatttcaaaattttacgtACAACTACATGGCAAGTTATGAGGGGAaaacatgctcactttgccatttgcatgttCATACTGACCGTTCAAGAAttgttttctgaaaaattagcgaaacttcgaAATGTCAGAACTTCCTTTTCTTTCacccaatttcaatcaaaattttaccattgaactcgtcatattttactctttcttatcagactaacttatatttggactggattccCCCTTTAAAGTGCTCACAATTGTGTGCTGTGCATGTGATATGCATATAGGCCCCTACTACTGGTGTTATGACTGCGATGCATCCTTCGATAGAATTCCACTGCAGAGAAGCGAAAGCTTTATGAACTTTGGACTGCATGGATTTTGTCTTAAATTACACTGTGTGTTGCCTCTTAAGTCATGGCCAGGTACAGAGGACGCCGCTACAACCTATAGGTTCGGCCTACACTTTATAATGACAATATACCAAGCTACTTTCTCTGTCAGTGCAATGTCATCGTTTCCTTTCCGCCTTGTGGTAATATAAAACGGGGTTTCCCCTGATATTCGGTTTCTGCGTGTGTCACGAGGAACTTCCACATTATACAACTCTTGTTCACGCTGTTAGCTCTATACCATTACGGGtatgtttggtttgttttgaggtgcggTTTTTCTATTTTGGCACGcccaaaaataaaagaatgatgaTACCATCGCAtgccattatttcttttttttttttcaccggccatagtttttttttttttcgttttttttttcagttttatgaaGACTATCTGGTTTTTATGAAAACTATCTGGTTTAGGTTAAATTCTAAAATAtaccatttttctcaataaactattACTTTGACGgcttattctagaaacaattttatcatgaCTCaatgttgttcacattttgtatatctaacaatacttaccaTTGATCTGTTGCTCGTCctgattaaaggcataatataccatttgcagaagaacaaaaaaaaaaagcattagtgctgtaaaatagttctaaaatgcgagttagggaaagaaacaaccaataaaaaaaatgaatccctataatcgatgttaaatattgttagatacacaaaatgtgaacgataattacaataaaaatgtttccatacTAAACCATCTGCAGTtgcggtttaatgagaaaaatactgatatctatAGTTATATTTAAGGCTTAATTGTGAAAAATTATATGTAGGATGTTtcgtgatacaacagacctatacccataaatgtatgcatcaaatgtgatatcttgaacattttttaaatcactgctcccaaaggtaaacagatATTTACATTcaattgtttctatccctaactcacattttagaactataatattgcactaaagctgggtttttgtttcatctgcaaaatggtaaataatgcctttaaagatGCTTTGGGCTTGATTCTCGTGTCTCTAATAGAGCGTGTATTATCGAGAATGCACTGCGTAGAGCTACAGATACCATCATCAGCTGTTCATGCGGATTTATCGATGTTTGGGATTTTGCTTTTGATCTTTCGTGATTGCTTGCTATACACACTCACCCGAAACAGCTATCTGGGTCTCGATTCTTCCGTTCAGGGCCGTCACCGCATGCCCGTCACTCCGACACGACAGAACTTTCCCGTTCATGTCCAGTGAGGCCGTGAACGTCCACGAGCTCCGCCTGTCCCACAACTTTGGCTGCCCGCTGGACGATTGCGCGTCGCTGGTGTTCACCCCGCGCGTTTGCGGGCACTCGTCCAAGAACCAGACGATGTCCACTGCGGGGCGGGCCCCAAGGGAGAGACACGTGACTGTGTACTCCGAACCGTCAACGAGGTCCGACACGTTCGACAACGAAAGTGACGATGCCActagaaaaggaaaagaaaagagacgGACAAAGAGATGAAAGAGAGGAATCAATGTTTGGGGATCTAGCTGTCAAAGTGTGCACAATATTCATTCAAGCTAATTAATACCCATGACAACCGCTACCAGGGAGGATGTATAGCAAACAATACACTCTTCTAGATTCGGAAAACTCAAATTTTAAGCCAAAAGACAGGTAACCTTTACCACAAGAAAACAAGTGGAAGAATCGGTGGAATTCGACAAGTTTAGATAACCTGTACTGTAGTCTTGTTTTAGTTTCCTATAATACCTCGTTCTATTTTAGTGACTCCGTGATCCTGTCACAAGTTTGTCTTTTCCTCTTGCACGGAATTAACCCTCAAATTACATAAATCTATCTCACGACGTAATCCTCCATTATCTTATGCAACGTAAATTAATTCTACATGACTTTGTTCAGAGTTTGTCTGCCTACCATGTAACAATTCACGAGCTCatgtataaagaaaagaaacttaGTTTTCATACAATTTCGGGACGCTGTGCTTATGATTGTGTATGAtatttgttgaaaatggaaaaaatgaaaagaaatgaaatgaaatgaatgcaatTACGTTTTGCTTATGATTGTGTTTTATtctttgttggaaatggaaaaatatgaatgaaatggaatatTGTAATGAATGTATACCTCTTGTAGGCAATACAAACTCACCCTCAACAGCAAGAGACGCGACGTCGGAAGATGGAACACCAGGGATCCAGCACGTGTAGTTACCCTCGTCTTCGAGTTGGACGTCGAGGATCGACATCACCGACGACCTCGTGCCGTTCTGGACGAGTCTGAAGTTGTTGTACTTGGGGTCGCCGGAACCGAACACGTCGACGTGACCGTCGAGCCACGTAATTGTCGAAGAATTGCTATCTGACGTGTGCGAACACCTCAGCGTCGCATTCGTCCCTC encodes:
- the LOC140229664 gene encoding cell adhesion molecule 2-like — its product is MVEMYGLVFVCTNLLLLLVQQTSGHIWNGPDAVHVARGTNATLRCSHTSDSNSSTITWLDGHVDVFGSGDPKYNNFRLVQNGTRSSVMSILDVQLEDEGNYTCWIPGVPSSDVASLAVEVASSLSLSNVSDLVDGSEYTVTCLSLGARPAVDIVWFLDECPQTRGVNTSDAQSSSGQPKLWDRRSSWTFTASLDMNGKVLSCRSDGHAVTALNGRIETQIAVSANTANTATTPWSTSSITALVLGVLLILLVGLLIYLTLLLRRKSETNGE